GCTTTGGAGGACCTAAACAATCTCAAAATGCAGGCAGAGGAAGCAGAAAGGCGAATGAAGCAAGCCGAGGTTGAGAAGGAACGGCAGATCAAGGTGGCCCACGAGGCAGCGCAGAAAAGCGCCGCTGTCGAGCTCCAGAACAAGCGCATGTCCTTCGTTGCAAAGACTTCAAAGCTGGAAGAGTCTCTCAAGCAAGAGCATGGCACTGTTATTCAACTCAAAGAAGAGGCAGAACGTCTCAAGAGGCTACAAGAGGAGGCTGACAAGGCCAGAGAGGAAGCTGAGAAGGAGCTGGAAAAGTGGAGGCAGAAGGCCAATGAGGCTCTCCGACTCAGACTCCAGGCAGAAGAGGAGGCACATAAGAAGACTGTTGCCCAGGAGGAGGCTGAAAAACAGAAGGACGACGCCGAACGAGAGGCTAAGAAGAGGACCAAAGCAGAGGAGTCTGCTCTGAAACAGAAGGACATGGCTGAGCAGGAGCTCGAGAGGCAGAGGAAACTGGCTGACACCACGGCACAGCAGAAATTCACTGCAGAGCAAGAGCTTATTCGTTTAAGGGCTGACTTCGACCACGCAGACCAACAGCGATCTCTACTTGACGACGAACTCTACCGTCTCAAAAACGAGGTCAGTGCTGCGGAGCAGCAAAGGAAACACCTTGAAGATGAACTTGctaaagtgaaaagtgaaatgGATATCCTTCTGAAACTGAAGACCAAGGCTGATAAAGAGAGCATGTCCAACACAGAAAAGAGTAAACAGCTGCTTGTGGCAGAGGCTGCAAAAATGCGAGACCTTGCTGAGGAAGCATCCAAGCTTCGTGCCATTGTTGAGGAGgcaaagagacagaggcagattgCTGAGGATGAAGCCGCCCGACAAAGagcagaggctgagagaatcCTGAAAGAGAAACTTGCAGCAATTAATGAGGCGACTCGCCTCAAAACTGAAGCTGAGATTGCCCTTAAAGAAAAGGAAGCGGAGAATGAACGCCTCAGGAGGAAAGCTGAAGATGAAGCTTACCAGAGGAAAGCTCTTGAAGATCAGGCCAGCCAGCACAAACAAGACATTGAAGAAAAGATAGTCCTACTTAAGAAGTCCTCTGAAGCTGAactggagagacagaaaacCATTGTTGATGATACTCACAAACAAAGACGAATTGTGGAGGAGGAGATTCGCATCCTCAAGCTTAACTTTGAGAAAGCCTCATCTGGAAAGCTTGATTTGGAGCTGGAACTAAACAAACTCAAGAACATCGCAGACGAAACTCAGCAAACCAAAATCCAGGctgagaaagaggcagagaagatGAGGAAGCTTGCATTAGAGGAGGAAAAACGAAGGAGAGAAGCAGAAGATAAAGTTAAGAAAATTGCTGCTGCAGAACAAGAGGCAGCTCGTCAACGCCAGGCAGCCCAGGAAGAAGTTGAACGCCTCAAAAAGAAAGCTACTGAGGCCAATATACAAAAAGAGGAGGCAGACAAAGAGGCAGAACGGCAAATCCTTTCAGCTAAAGAAGCAGCACAGAAATGCAGTGCAGCAGAACAGCAAGTGCAAAGCATCCTTGTCCAGCAAAAAGAGGACAGCCTTGTTCAGAAGAAGCTGAGACAAGAATTTGAGAAGGCTAAAAAGGTAGCAAAAGAAGCAGAAAAAGCTAAAGAGAAAGCTGAGAAAGAGGCTGCTCTCCTTCGTCAACAAGCTGAGGAAGCTGAACGCCAGAAGCAAGCAGCAGAGGTGGAAGCTGCCAACCAAGGCAAAGCTCAAGAGGATgctgagagactgagaaaggCGGCAGAGTTGGAGGCTGCAAAGAGAGCccaagcagaggcagcagcgaTCAAACAGAAGCAACATGCCGATGCTGAGATGGCCAAACACAAGAAACTGGCAGAGAAAACCATAAAACAAAAATCTCAAGTTGAGCAAGAACTTGCCAAGGTCAAACTGCAGCTTGATGAGACAGATAACCAGAAGTCTCTTCTGGATGATGAGCTCCAACGCCTTAAGGATGAGGTCGGTGAGGCTTCTAAGCAGAAGGCTCAAGTAGAAGAAGAGCTGTTCAAAGTCAAAGTTCAGATGGAGGAACTGATGAAATTGAAGCAGAGAATTGTGGAGGAGAACCAGCGCCTTAtcaaaaaagacaaagataaCTCACAGAAGTTTCTTGCTGAAGAGGCCGAGAACATGAAGAAGCTGGCTGAGGAAGCTGCCAGGCTTAGTGTCGAGGCTCAGGAGGCCGCTCGCATGAGAGAAATTGCAGAGGATGATCTTGCTCAACAACGGACCCTCGCAGAAAAGGTCCTTAAAGAAAAGAAGCAAGCCATCCAGGAGGCCTCTAAACTTAGAGCTGAGGCAGAAATGCTCCAGAGACAGAAGCAACAAGCTCAGGAACAGGCTCAGAAGCTGCTAGAGGACAAGCAGCAAATGCAGCAACGTCTGGATGACGAGATGGAAGGCTTTCAGAAATCCTTGGAAACTGAGCGCCAGAGGCAGTTGCAGATAACAGCTGAGGCAGAGAAACTCAAACTGCAGGTGTCTCAGCTCAGCGATGCTCAGGCCAAAGCTGAGGCAGATGCCAAAAAGTTCAAGAAACAGGCCGACGAGATCAGTGCCCGTCTGCACGAGACAGAGCTTGCGACCAAAGAGAAGATGACTGTTGTGCAGACGCTCGAAGTGCAGAGGCTGAGCAGTAACAAAGAGGCCGATGAGCTGcgcaaagccatcactgacctcGAGAAAGAGAAGTCTAGACTGAAAAGAGATGCAGAGGACTTACAAAATAAGTCCAAAGAGGTATTGTGTTCAAAGATGGCATATAAGCGCAGCTTATGTCATTGTTAACCCCTTCCTGTAACGCTTTCTCAGTTTGAAAATACTTCCTTTAACAAAATACTCTCCCTTTTCCTTACACTAAGAATGAATAATGTGATGAATTATGATATTCTGAATCAATCTTTGAATGCCACTATACATAttatttcaattacattttaagtATGCTCTCTGAAGACGTGGAATGTTCGCATAGCATGTGTTAAAATACCATATATCTTCTTGTTTTGAGTGATTTACTTTGTGAAGAACAACAATATCATGTCActcattttattctttttctcCCTACTCCAGGTTGCGAACGCGCAACAGGAACAGATGAAGCAGGAGAAGACACTCCTTCAGCAGTCCTTCATTGCTGAGAAAGAAGAACTACTAAAAAAAGAGAAGCTCATTGAAGATGAGAAGAAGAAGCTAGAGAGCCAGTTTGAAGAGGAGGTCCGAAAGGGAAAGGCTCTCAAAGATGAGCAGGAACAGCAGAGGaagcagatggaggaggagaagaagaaactCAAGGCCACCATGGATGCTGCCCTCAAGAAACAACAGGAAGCAGAGCAGGACATGCTGAATAAGCAGAAAGAGATGCAGGATCTAGCCAAGAAAAAGCTGGACCAGGAGAAATTGCTTGAAGATGAAAACAAGAAGCTCCGTGAGAAGTTGCAACATCTTGAAGAGATTCAGCAGCAAGCATCTCTTACCCGTGAGATCCAGATTCAAACAGATGAGGTCCCTGAAGGTGAACTGGTTCACATGACCATGGTAGAGACAACAAGGAAAGTCCTCAATGGTCAAAGCACAGGTGATGAAGTTGACAGCAGAAATGGGGAGTCTCCTTTGTCATTTGATGGCATTCGTGAGAAGGTACCTGCAAGTAGACTCTTTGATGTTGGACTTCTGACCAAGAAAGAGTTTGATAAATTGAAGAAGGGCAAAACCACCGTGCAGGACCTCAGCCAAACAGACAAACTTAAGACAATTCTCAAGGGAAATAACTGCATTGCTGGCCTCCTAGTGCATCCAAACCAGAAGATGTCCATCTATCAAGCcatgaaagaaatgaaaattTCACAAAGCACTGGCTTAATTCTACTGGAAGCACAAGCAGCATCAGGCTTCGTAGTTGACCCCATCAAGAACAAGAAGCTTACAGTCAatgaagcagtgaaagagggactCGTAGGACCAGAACTGCACAACAAATTGCTCTCTGCTGAAAGAGCGGTCAGTGGTTACAAAGATCCTTACACAGGCGGAAAGATTTCAACCTTTGCGGCCATGAAGAAGGGTCTTATTGTGGAGAGTGAGGCCATCAGACTACTTGATGCTCAGATGGCCACAGGTGGAATCATCGATCCAGTCAACAGTCACCGTGTGCCAATTGAAACTGCCCTCAAACAGGGTTATCTGGACGCAGACATGAAGAAAATCCTGGAGAAACCCACAGATGACACCAAAGGATTCTTTGACCCAAATACCCAGGAAAACCTCACCTACAAACAGCTGATGGAAAGATGTACTACAGATCCTGAAACAGGGTTGATGATCCTGCCCATCTCAGAGAATGCTGCTCTCAGTGCAAGAACATATACTGATGAAGAAGCAAAGGATGTcttcaacaaaacaaatatcTCTGTACCTTTTGGAAAATTCAAGGGAAAAACTATTACAATCTGGGAAATCATCAACTCTGAGTACTTCACAGATGACCAGAGAAAGGATCTCATCCGCCAGTACAAGACAGGGAAAATCACAATTGAGAAAATTATCAAGATTGTCATAACTGTtgctgaggagaaagagaaaaagaatgaaattGCTTTTGATGGTTTGAGAGCACCTGTGCCTGCCACTGAGCTCTTGGAATCCAAAATCATTGACAAAGACCTGTTCAACAAACTACACAAAGGCAATAAAACAGTCAAGGAAGTGTCTGAGATGGACCATGTTCACAAGTCTTTGAAAGGCACCAACTGCATTGCTGGTGTAGTTATCGACTCAACTAAAGAAACACTGTCCTTCTATCAAGCCTTGAAGCGGGAGGTGGTGAGACCCACTCATGCTTTAAATATGCTGGAAGCACAGGCTGCAACTGGGTTCATGGTTGACCCTGTCAATAATCAGAAGCACACAGTTGATGAGGCTGTTAAGGCAGGTTTAGTTGGTCCTGAACTTCATGAAAAACTGTTGTCTGCTGAAAGAGCTGTCACTGGCTACAAGGATCCTTACACTGGCAAGACTGTGTCTTTGTTTGAGGCAATGAAAAAGGACCTCATCAATAAAGATCAGGGAATCCGACTTCTTGATGCACAGATGACGACAGGTGGTATTATTGACCCAGTGAAAAGTCATCGCATTCCCCATGATGTGGCCTGCAAACGGGGATACTTTGATGATCAGACAAACAAGCTGCTAAACAATCCAACAGATGACATCAAGGGTTTCTATGACCCCAACACTCAAGAAAATGTCACATATCTGCAACTCCAAAAGCGGTGTGTCACAGACAAAAAGACGGGCCTTCAGCTTCTGCCCCTCTCTGATCAAGCTATCAACTCAAAAGAGgagcacaaatacacagaggcacagaccaAAGATGCCATGAATCAGGCAACAATGGAGGTAGAAAGTGGACCCTTCAAAGGCAAAAAGGTCACTATCTGGCAGATGCTAAATTCTGAATACCTTACTGACGAGCAAAGACAAGATCTGATTAGACAGTACAGAACAGGCAAATTCACAATTGAAAAAATCATAAAGATTGTGATCACAGTCATTAATGAAAAAGAAGCAATGAAACAGGAGAAAGGCAACTTTAAAGGACTCAGAACTATGGTACCAGGCAAGTCACTGCTCGACTCTAAGATCATTGACAAAGCAACGTTTGATGCAGTTCAGCAAGGCAAGAAGACAGCAGCAGAAGTTAGCAAAGATAAATCTGTCAATAAATACCTACAAGGTTCAGACAGCATTGCTGGTATCTACAATGACCAGACTAAAGAGAAGCTCAGTATATACCAAGCCATGAAGAAAACGCTCCTCAGACAGACCACGGGTGTGGCACTGCTTGAAGCTCAGGCAGCCACGGGATTCATTGTAGACCCACTGAAAAATCAGTTCTTGACTGTGGATGAAGCTGTGAAATCAGGCCTTGTCGGTCCCGAACTTCATGAGAAACTGCTCTCTGCTGAAAAAGCAGTCACAGGCTACAAAGACCCATACACTGGAAACAAAATTGCCCTCTTTCAAGCCATGCAGAAAGAACTAATTCCAAAGGACCAAGCAATGCCCCTCCTTGAGGCACAGATGGTCACTGGTGGAATCATTGATCCAGTAAACAGCCACCGTCTTCCAAATGATGTGGCCATCCAGCGTGGATTCTACAGTAAAGAAATGGCCAACACTCTCTCTGAACCTACAGATGACAACAAGAGGTTCTCTGACCCCACTTCAGATATGAATGTGTCATACAAGCAGCTGAAAGATAAATGCATGAGTGACCCAGACACAGGACTTTGCCTGCTGACTCTCTCCAAGCCACAATCACCAACAATAGTTGAAAAGACTTACCTGTACACCGAGGAACAGACCCAGCATGACCTATCTGGCACCCAGGTTGATATTCCAATTGAAGGCTTTGGTGACAAGCCCATGTCCCTTTGGGATATCATGAGCTCAAATCTGATCCCAGAATCAGAAAGGGCTAAACTCATGGAAGAATACCGGGCTGGCCAAATAACAAAGGAACGCATGATAATCATCATCATCGAGATCATGGAACAGAGAGAAATCATCCGAGGGGAGAACGTCAAAACATGCAATACAATTAGACGAAGAATTACTATTGAAGAGCTCTACAGTGCTCGCGTCATTGACCAAGAAACCTACAACCTGCTGAAACAAGAGAAGAAGACCATCCGTGAGATCATGGAGATGCAGAGTgtgaaaaaatatttgtatggcACAGGCAGTGTTGCTGGTGTCATGTCAGACTCTAACAACAAGATCGGCATTTACCAGGCAATGAAGAGGGGCCTCATGAAGTCTGAAGTAGCTATGACTCTCTTGGAGGCTCAGGCTGCAACTGGATTCATGGTTGATCCTGTCAAAAATGAAATGCTCACAGTTGATGAGGCTGTCCGTAAAGGTGTAGTTGGCCCAGAGATCCACGACAGACTTCTCTCTGCTGAAAGGGCAGTAACTGGTTACAGAGACCCATACAGTGGCaagatcatctctctcttccaagcAGTGAAAAAGAACCTTGTCACTGAGGAATATGCTCTAAAGCTTCTTGAAGCTCAAACAGCCACAGGTGGTATTATGGACCCTGAGTTCAACTTCCACCTTCCTTCAGATGTTGCCACAGGCCGTGGTTACATTAACAGGGAGACAATGGAGAGGCTGTCTGATGAGGTGAAGGGATATGTGGACCCCCTTACAGAAGAAGAGATTTCCTATGCAAATCTGCTCAAGAGATGTAAGGTTGATCCTGAAACTGGCCTGCGTTTCCTCTCACTTGCCGACAGAAGGCTGATGTTCAAGGGTCTTAGAAAGCAGATCACCATGGAGGAGCTGTTCCGCTCACAGATCATTGACCAGAAGACCCTCACAGAACTGAATGAAGGTCTGGTGAGTGTAGAGGAAATCAGCAGTAGACTCCAAAAATATATTGAAGGCGAAAGTTGTATTGCTGGAGTGTATGTGGAGACCAACAGAGAGCGTCTCTCCATCTACCAAGCCATGAAGAAGAATATGATCAGACCAGGGACAGCTTTTGAGCTGCTTGAGGCCCAAGCCGCAACAGGCTATGTTATTGACCCAATCAAGAACCTTAAACTGACAGTCAATGAATCTGTGAGGATGGGCATTGTGGGTCCAGAATTTAAAGACAAGCTTCTCTCTGCAGAACGGGCCGTGACAGGCTACAAAGATCCTTACTCAGGCaagaccatctctctcttccaggcCATGAAGAAAGGTCTCATTCTAAAAGATCATGGCATCCGTCTCCTTGAAGCCCAGATTGCCACAGGAGGAATCATTGATCCAGAGGAGAGTCATCGCTTGCCAGTAGAGGTGGCTTACAAACGTGGCTTCTTTGATGAGGAAATGAATGAGATCCTCACTGACCCATCTGATGACACCAAGGGATTCTTTGATCCCAACACTGAAGAGAATTTAACTTACCTAGGGTTGATGGAGAGATGCATTACAGATCCAGACACTGGCCTTGTGCTCTTGCTGCTGAAAGAGAAGAAACGAGAAAGAAAGGCATCCTCAAAGTCCTCCGTGCGCAAACGCAGAGTGGTCATTGTGGACCCAGAGTCTGGCAAAGAGATGTCAGTGTACGAAGCGTACCGTAAAGAGCTCATTGACCATCAGACCTACCTGGAATTGTCAGAGCAGGAATGTGAGTGGGAAGAGGTTACCATCACTTCATCTGATGGCTCTGTGAAGTCTATCATCATTGACAGGAGATCAGGCCGGCAATATGACATTGATGACGCCCTTGCCCGAGCTCTCATTGACCAGTCCTCTCTGGATCAGTACCGCTCCGGAAACTTGGCCATCACTGAATTTGCTGACATGCTATCTGGAAATATGGGTGGCTTCCGTTCCCGATCCTCCTCCATCGGATCGACCTCCTCCACCTCAATCAGAACCCCTGCCACCATATGGAATGATCCAACAGAGGTCACTGGCCCAGTGGCTGGAATTCTGGACACTGACACCTTAGAGAAAGTCTCAATCACTGAGGCTATGCACAGGAATCTGGTTGACAACATCACTGGCCAGAGACTGCTGGAGGCACAGGCTTGCACTGGAGGCATAATTGATCCTGCAACAGGGGAGAAATTCTCTGTCGCTGATGCAACTGAGAAGGATCTTGTTGATAAGATAATGGTTGACAGATTAAACCTGGCTCAGAAAGCCTTCAATGGCTTTGAGGACCCCAGAACTAAAGTGAGGATGTCTGCCTCCCAAGCCCTCAAGAAAGGTTGGCTGTATTATGAAGCTGGTCAGCGATTTCTGGAAGTGCAATACCTCACTGGTGGTCTCATAGAACCAGATGTTGAGGGAAGAGTTTCTTTAGAGGAGGCCATCAGAAAGAGTACCATTGATGCTCGCACTGCCCAAAAGCTAAGAGATGTAAGTGCCTACTCTAAATACCTGACCTGCCCAAAAACCAAACTCAAGATTTCTTATAAAGATGCCATGGACAGAAGTATGGTTGAGGAAGGATCTGGCTTGCGACTTCTGGAAGCTTCATCCCAGTCTAGCAAAGGCCTGTACAGTCCTTACAACGTAAGTGGCTCTGGGTCTGCCTCCGGCTCTCGCTCTGGCTCAAGGACAGGGTCAAGATCTGGCTCAAGAAGGAGCAGCTTTGATGCCACTGGTTCTAGCTTTAGCATGAatttctcctcatcctcattgACATCCACCAGCTACGGCCGAAGATACAATGCAGGACCTGACAGTGGCATCAACATGGATGAACTAGCCCAGGCCATTACAGCACTGTCTATGATCAGGCCCACCATTCAAGGCTGCAGTTCAGAGGAGCTTAGCTCTTTCACAACATTTCTACCCCTTCACACCTCAGTGGCTTAAAAATGATATTCAAAAGGAGGACAACAAAGACATATTTATTCAGCTTTGCATGTGGTTGCTTTAGGAAATTGCATTCCGAAAACtaccatttttttctttttggattATTAAGCTCCAACTCTACATAGTATGGATGCTTAAAACTATGCATACCTGTCCGGCCTTAAGTGgttattattttgtatctatttttttcCTGCAGTTTCATATAATATTCAATAGGGTAGTATTTTAAAATAACATG
The DNA window shown above is from Clupea harengus chromosome 11, Ch_v2.0.2, whole genome shotgun sequence and carries:
- the LOC105905367 gene encoding plectin-like isoform X9, which encodes MVAGMVMPLAELRAIYELLFRDGVMVAKKDKRPQTKHPDVSAVKNLQVIRAMGSLKSRGYVRETFTWRHFYWYLTNEGIVYLRDYLHLPPEIVPTPLQRVRRPAATLALANRAARVQTVEGPTSYVPKPGAESHEASLERQGYRHKRMGASAEEELPVERTPRFRGRPMAAEQEKPKAFRNSGDQAQSPMRNSWAFRSEPERVMEQGYDKRITMETTSKRPLADAVSIKSTSMFTVQEKVVSGNHRASSVKSTTAFSDLTSSNQAQIATVAAVTVAAVGSGVSSAIKAAKEVQKKEVPVPVPQETAKPPQTGNKPDKAAAQVEPAAKVEPAAKVEKQVKSTGPKAKEQPPKPAEALTKTQTLTDGVDEMKEVVVKVEPHGTKLQNASSPDKEMMMSSISAMSSLKGQKTADAKPKEDSPKVSTEAVVNITAPAALKTDVVTSKNDNKESIKKKTEVKLTQKPAQQTIENSAGKQVSPSPVESAQPQAEVPVQQKGEVKKVSAGRDMQEPKAASSLEVTVTSAVSQQAEAKLEVKVTEDAAKQAGPPTVCVERKVVEQKSIKVELKQEVAVQLSTTPPKPTEVSPKPEAVSAGTDVPPKATKSKKKKKAAPPVLETIPTPPPAVEPEATKVETATTINDDSSQSSVLTRTNDPPQTPSKGMCPEEVCPAAAVHVEAPAHKGEVEPVPLVAEKIKREVLKAETSSSLREAPAAAGASAATATATAAATVSAHKTSPRDEQGEPPSVAQHTAALAASAAAAATAESERGEREENLPLTQASEQGKDLQPTPPVITVSVPPAAEPQPEGVSSEAKKCQDEADGTMRKKIVVVEEVIEVQHIGSQTAAGSPPASAPEPKGDDLDYDVLEQLAMERALLAGGALAGQRTGSPEEWDHSLDEPEEKTWPNFQEDERDRVQKKTFTKWVNKHLMKAQRHVSDLYEDLRDGHNLISLLEVLSGETLPREKGRMRFHKLQNVQIALDFLRHRQVKLVNIRNDDIADGNPKLTLGLIWTIILHFQISDIQINGQSDDMSAKEKLLLWSQRMVEGYPGLRCDNFTTSWRDGKLFNAVIHKHEPRYIDMTKVFRQNNIENLEQAFNIAEKDLGVTRLLDPEDVDVPHPDEKSIITYVSSLYDAMPRVPDAQDGIKANELELRWQEYYELITILLQWMRHHIHYFEERKFPASYEEVEILWRQFLKFKETELPAKESDKNRSKHIYQSFEGAVQAGQIKVPPGYHPIDVEKEWGRLHVSILEREKLLRIEFERLERLQRIVGKVQMESGVCEEQLNQLESLLQSDIRLLSAGKSALHAAEVERDLDKADGMIRLLFNDVQILKDGRHLQAEQMYRRVYRLHERLVNLRSDYNLRLRSGAQATMVSQQSTMVSQQSSMVSQQRSTMKGRPELDEVTLRYTQDLLAWVEENQRRIDGGEWGSDLPTVESQLGSHRGLHQTVEDFRTKIERARADESQLSPISKGTYREYLGKLDLQYAKLLNSSKSRLRNLDQLHAYVTAATKELMWLNDKEEEEVNFDWSDRNSNMAAKKENYSGLMRDLEGRERKVNEIQATGDKLIKEGHPGKATVEAFTAALQTQWSWILQLCCCIEAHLKENTAHYQFFADVKETEETLKKRQETMKKKYTCDRSTTATRLEDLLQDAVEEKEQLNELKSQIASLSKRAKTIIQLKPRNPTIPIKGKFPIQAVCDFKQMEITVHKGDECALLNNSQPFKWKVLNRSGDEAVVPSVCFLVPPVNKEAVDSVSNLDSSLQQMTIHWQSLHINMRSLLAWQYLMKDITLIRSWNVVMFKSMRTEEYRLTLRNLEMHYQDFLRDSQDSQLFGADDRMQIEADYKKTSQHYENLLRTCEQGEKDESVSKTYITQVKDLRLQIEDVESRTIARMRQPVDKDPLKDCFRKTAEQTKDHTKLQGIKKNLDVVAGKAEEVLAAPEQASSPVLRSELDITLQKMDQVYSLSTIYLEKLKTVDVVVRNTQGAEDVLKKYEDRLRDVHKVPTDVKEVEIYRTELKVMRKNAEGEQPVFDGLEGGLGKAASVSERMSRVHSERDAELEHYRQLHTSLQDRWQAVYAQIDLRLRELEQLGRQLGYYRESYDWLICWIADAKQRQEKIQAVPITDSKTLKEQLAQEKKLLEEIEKNKEKVDECQKYAKAYIDTIKDYELQLIAYKAQVEPLTSPLKKTKMDSASDNIIQEYVTLRTRYSELMTLTSQYIKFITDTQRRLEEEEKTTEKLKEEDRKKMAEMQAELDKQKQLAEGHAKAVAKAEKEAKELKLMMQEEVSKREVVALDAEKQKHNIQQELHELKNLSEQQIKSKSHQVEEALQSRTKIEEEIRIIRIQLETTVKQKGTAETELQQLRDKAAEAERLRKAAQEEAEKLRKQVSDETQKKRKAEEELKLKAEAEKEAAKLKQRALEDLNNLKMQAEEAERRMKQAEVEKERQIKVAHEAAQKSAAVELQNKRMSFVAKTSKLEESLKQEHGTVIQLKEEAERLKRLQEEADKAREEAEKELEKWRQKANEALRLRLQAEEEAHKKTVAQEEAEKQKDDAEREAKKRTKAEESALKQKDMAEQELERQRKLADTTAQQKFTAEQELIRLRADFDHADQQRSLLDDELYRLKNEVSAAEQQRKHLEDELAKVKSEMDILLKLKTKADKESMSNTEKSKQLLVAEAAKMRDLAEEASKLRAIVEEAKRQRQIAEDEAARQRAEAERILKEKLAAINEATRLKTEAEIALKEKEAENERLRRKAEDEAYQRKALEDQASQHKQDIEEKIVLLKKSSEAELERQKTIVDDTHKQRRIVEEEIRILKLNFEKASSGKLDLELELNKLKNIADETQQTKIQAEKEAEKMRKLALEEEKRRREAEDKVKKIAAAEQEAARQRQAAQEEVERLKKKATEANIQKEEADKEAERQILSAKEAAQKCSAAEQQVQSILVQQKEDSLVQKKLRQEFEKAKKVAKEAEKAKEKAEKEAALLRQQAEEAERQKQAAEVEAANQGKAQEDAERLRKAAELEAAKRAQAEAAAIKQKQHADAEMAKHKKLAEKTIKQKSQVEQELAKVKLQLDETDNQKSLLDDELQRLKDEVGEASKQKAQVEEELFKVKVQMEELMKLKQRIVEENQRLIKKDKDNSQKFLAEEAENMKKLAEEAARLSVEAQEAARMREIAEDDLAQQRTLAEKVLKEKKQAIQEASKLRAEAEMLQRQKQQAQEQAQKLLEDKQQMQQRLDDEMEGFQKSLETERQRQLQITAEAEKLKLQVSQLSDAQAKAEADAKKFKKQADEISARLHETELATKEKMTVVQTLEVQRLSSNKEADELRKAITDLEKEKSRLKRDAEDLQNKSKEVANAQQEQMKQEKTLLQQSFIAEKEELLKKEKLIEDEKKKLESQFEEEVRKGKALKDEQEQQRKQMEEEKKKLKATMDAALKKQQEAEQDMLNKQKEMQDLAKKKLDQEKLLEDENKKLREKLQHLEEIQQQASLTREIQIQTDEVPEGELVHMTMVETTRKVLNGQSTGDEVDSRNGESPLSFDGIREKVPASRLFDVGLLTKKEFDKLKKGKTTVQDLSQTDKLKTILKGNNCIAGLLVHPNQKMSIYQAMKEMKISQSTGLILLEAQAASGFVVDPIKNKKLTVNEAVKEGLVGPELHNKLLSAERAVSGYKDPYTGGKISTFAAMKKGLIVESEAIRLLDAQMATGGIIDPVNSHRVPIETALKQGYLDADMKKILEKPTDDTKGFFDPNTQENLTYKQLMERCTTDPETGLMILPISENAALSARTYTDEEAKDVFNKTNISVPFGKFKGKTITIWEIINSEYFTDDQRKDLIRQYKTGKITIEKIIKIVITVAEEKEKKNEIAFDGLRAPVPATELLESKIIDKDLFNKLHKGNKTVKEVSEMDHVHKSLKGTNCIAGVVIDSTKETLSFYQALKREVVRPTHALNMLEAQAATGFMVDPVNNQKHTVDEAVKAGLVGPELHEKLLSAERAVTGYKDPYTGKTVSLFEAMKKDLINKDQGIRLLDAQMTTGGIIDPVKSHRIPHDVACKRGYFDDQTNKLLNNPTDDIKGFYDPNTQENVTYLQLQKRCVTDKKTGLQLLPLSDQAINSKEEHKYTEAQTKDAMNQATMEVESGPFKGKKVTIWQMLNSEYLTDEQRQDLIRQYRTGKFTIEKIIKIVITVINEKEAMKQEKGNFKGLRTMVPGKSLLDSKIIDKATFDAVQQGKKTAAEVSKDKSVNKYLQGSDSIAGIYNDQTKEKLSIYQAMKKTLLRQTTGVALLEAQAATGFIVDPLKNQFLTVDEAVKSGLVGPELHEKLLSAEKAVTGYKDPYTGNKIALFQAMQKELIPKDQAMPLLEAQMVTGGIIDPVNSHRLPNDVAIQRGFYSKEMANTLSEPTDDNKRFSDPTSDMNVSYKQLKDKCMSDPDTGLCLLTLSKPQSPTIVEKTYLYTEEQTQHDLSGTQVDIPIEGFGDKPMSLWDIMSSNLIPESERAKLMEEYRAGQITKERMIIIIIEIMEQREIIRGENVKTCNTIRRRITIEELYSARVIDQETYNLLKQEKKTIREIMEMQSVKKYLYGTGSVAGVMSDSNNKIGIYQAMKRGLMKSEVAMTLLEAQAATGFMVDPVKNEMLTVDEAVRKGVVGPEIHDRLLSAERAVTGYRDPYSGKIISLFQAVKKNLVTEEYALKLLEAQTATGGIMDPEFNFHLPSDVATGRGYINRETMERLSDEVKGYVDPLTEEEISYANLLKRCKVDPETGLRFLSLADRRLMFKGLRKQITMEELFRSQIIDQKTLTELNEGLVSVEEISSRLQKYIEGESCIAGVYVETNRERLSIYQAMKKNMIRPGTAFELLEAQAATGYVIDPIKNLKLTVNESVRMGIVGPEFKDKLLSAERAVTGYKDPYSGKTISLFQAMKKGLILKDHGIRLLEAQIATGGIIDPEESHRLPVEVAYKRGFFDEEMNEILTDPSDDTKGFFDPNTEENLTYLGLMERCITDPDTGLVLLLLKEKKRERKASSKSSVRKRRVVIVDPESGKEMSVYEAYRKELIDHQTYLELSEQECEWEEVTITSSDGSVKSIIIDRRSGRQYDIDDALARALIDQSSLDQYRSGNLAITEFADMLSGNMGGFRSRSSSIGSTSSTSIRTPATIWNDPTEVTGPVAGILDTDTLEKVSITEAMHRNLVDNITGQRLLEAQACTGGIIDPATGEKFSVADATEKDLVDKIMVDRLNLAQKAFNGFEDPRTKVRMSASQALKKGWLYYEAGQRFLEVQYLTGGLIEPDVEGRVSLEEAIRKSTIDARTAQKLRDVSAYSKYLTCPKTKLKISYKDAMDRSMVEEGSGLRLLEASSQSSKGLYSPYNVSGSGSASGSRSGSRTGSRSGSRRSSFDATGSSFSMNFSSSSLTSTSYGRRYNAGPDSGINMDELAQAITALSMIRPTIQGCSSEELSSFTTFLPLHTSVA